One genomic region from Drosophila busckii strain San Diego stock center, stock number 13000-0081.31 chromosome 3R, ASM1175060v1, whole genome shotgun sequence encodes:
- the LOC108602837 gene encoding probable cytochrome P450 6d5, translating to MFLLYILLVAISVYLYLKWNFSYWDRCGFESIEKNIPFGALDSVRRNKRSFGLAIYDAYLATTKPFVGIYLTLRPALLVRDAQMAHDILVKDFAHFHDRGVYVDEKHDAMSASLFAMEGQKWKQLRSKLTASFTSGKLKAMFGTAEAVADKMMAHLNEKIPEGGSAEVDMKALMASYAIDIVASTIFGLEVDSFSNPDNIFRTISREVNAPTPKNILRGTTSFLYPKVEKFFNRLGWPIDGIERMQKLVHETIDLRDEKHMVRRDLLQLLLQLRNTGKISTDESDWSAEKTSKIDSIESLSKDNIAAQLFLFFVAGYETSASTAAFTLYEVMQNPSVLEKLLEDINETLAKHNGEINYDSIQDMKYLELCVMETTRKYPALPLLNRMCNRDYPLPNTNLVLRKGTQVIISLLGIHRDADYFPNPLEYQPERFTEEFKNYTPAAFMPFGEGPRQCIAARMGKLNVKIAIVKMLTNYKLEARHQKRELEFHVHGIPILPKGGVPVKLSRKH from the exons atgtttttattatatatacttcTGGTAGCTATCAGCGTATATTTGTATCTTAAGTGGAACTTCAGCTACTGGGACAGATGTGGCTTTGAGTCAATTGAAAAGAATATACCCTTCGGTGCTTTGGATTCAGTGCGTCGTAATAAACGTTCCTTCGGTCTGGCCATATACGATGCTTATCTGGCTACAACAAAGCCCTTTGTGGGCATCTATCTGACACTACGGCCTGCACTCCTGGTGAGAGATGCTCAGATGGCACATGATATACTCGTCAAGGACTTTGCGCATTTTCATGATCGTGGTGTTTATGTGGATGAAAAACATGATGCCATGTCGGCGAGTTTATTTGCTATGGAGGGACAGAAGTGGAAGCAACTGCGCAGCAAGTTGACGGCTTCATTTACTTCGGGAAAACTAAAGGCCATGTTTGGCACTGCCGAAGCCGTTGCAGATAAGATGATGGCACATTTAAATGAGAAAATACCAGAAGGTGGCAGCGCTGAGGTCGATATGAAGGCTCTAATGGCATC TTATGCAATCGACATTGTAGCCAGCACAATATTTGGCTTGGAGGTGGATAGCTTCTCTAATCCTGACAATATATTCCGCACGATTAGCCGCGAAGTTAATGCACCCACGCCCAAAAACATTTTGCGCGGCACAACATCGTTCTTATATCCCAA AGTGGAAAAATTCTTCAATCGCTTGGGCTGGCCCATTGACGGTATAGAACGCATGCAAAAACTTGTACATGAAACAATCGATTTGAGAGATGAAAAGCATATGGTGCGACGtgatttgctgcaattgttgctgcagttgcgcaACACGGGCAAGATTAGCACTGATGAGAGCGACTGGTCAGCGGAGAAGACCTCCAAGATAGACTCGATCGAATCGTTGTCTAAGGACAATATCGCCGCCCAGCTGTTTCTGTTCTTTGTGGCTGGCTATGAAACGTCTGCATCGACAGCTGCCTTTACGCTTTATGAGGTTATGCAAAATCCCTCAGTATTGGAGAAGCTGCTCGAGGATATTAATGAAACACTGGCCAAGCATAATGGCGAAATTAACTATGACTCCATACAGGACATGAAGTATTTGGAGCTGTGTGTAATGG AAACTACACGCAAATATCCTGCGTTGCCCTTGCTTAATCGCATGTGCAATCGCGACTATCCCTTGCCCAATACTAATTTGGTCTTACGGAAGGGCACACAGGTGATTATATCACTGCTGGGTATACACCGTGATGCGGACTACTTTCCAAATCCACTTGAATACCAGCCGGAGCGCTTTACTGAGGAGTTTAAGAACTACACACCCGCTGCCTTTATGCCATTTGGCGAAGGACCACGTCAATGCATTG CGGCCAGAATGGGTAAACTGAATGTTAAGATTGCCATTGTCAAAATGCTGACCAACTACAAGCTTGAAGCCCGCCATCAGAAACGTGAGCTAGAATTCCATGTGCATGGAATACCTATACTGCCTAAGGGCGGCGTACCGGTGAAACTTTCACGtaaacattaa
- the LOC108602839 gene encoding dnaJ homolog subfamily B member 12 — MDGNKDEAQRCIDLAVQAIAEGKPEKAEKFLLKAERLYPTENAKKLLAKVKSAPSNGSNGNARSTTTSDEKDTGPRKRVNSDSRSQPEYTTDQLEAVRKIKKCKNYYEVLGVTESATDSEIKKAYKKLALQLHPDKNKAPGSVEAFKALGNAAGVLTDAEKRKNYDLYGINETQSHSGGGGGGHAGHYNEYGYSRGFQADISAEELFHMFFNRGFPQQNVYMRQQRRRHQARDERDTNNSSALINLLPILLLIGLSMMSSFFISDPMYSLTPSHKYSVKRETNSLKIPYYVKDNFYSEYQGSVARLEESVEEDFVNHLKHSCSRERNYRDSMLAKARTFGDRDLYRKAQNINTPSCENLQKYLNT, encoded by the exons atgGACGGAAATAAAGACGAAGCGCAGCGCTGTATCGATTTAGCGGTGCAGGCTATAGCCGAAGGCAAACCCGAAAAGGctgaaaagtttttgcttaaagCAGAGCGTCTCTATCCCACGGAGAATGCTAAAA AGCTGTTGGCGAAAGTAAAGTCAGCACCAAGTAAtggcagcaatggcaatgcacGATCTACAACAACATCGGATGAAAAGGATACTGGACCGCGTAAGCGTGTCAACTCGGACTCCAGAAGCCAGCCAGAGTATACTACGGATCAGCTCGAGGCAGTGCGCAAGATTAAAAA aTGCAAAAACTATTACGAAGTCTTGGGCGTCACTGAGTCCGCCACGGATTCGGAGATTAAAAAGGCTTATAAAAAGCTAGCGCTGCAACTGCATCCGGATAAGAACAAGGCACCTGGCTCCGTAgaagcatttaaagctttggGCAATGCTGCTGGTGTCTTGACTGATGCGGAAAAACGCAAGAACTACGATCTTTATGGCATTAATGAGACGCAATCAcacagcggcggcggtggtggcggtCATGCTGGGCATTATAATGAGTATGGGTACTCGCGTGGTTTTCAAGCCGATATTAGTGCCGAGGAACTCTTCCATATGTTCTTTAATAGAGGATTTCCACAGCAGAATGTTTACATGCGACAACAGCGACGACGACACCAAGCGCGTGATGAAAGAGAT ACCAACAACTCGTCAGCTTTGATCAATTTACTGCCCATATTGTTGCTCATTGGCCTTTCCATGATGTCGTCCTTCTTTATATCGGATCCTATGTATAGCCTAACACCTTCGCA TAAATACTCGGTGAAGCGTGAGACAAATAGCCTAAAGATACCCTACTATGTCAAGGACAATTTCTATTCGGAATATCAAGGTTCAGTGGCACGCCTAGAAGAATCTGTAGAGGAGGACTTTGTCAACCATTTAAAACACTCTTGCAGTCGAGAAAGAAATTATC GTGACTCGATGCTCGCCAAGGCAAGAACTTTTGGAGATCGGGATCTGTATCGCAAGGCACAGAACATAAATACACCGTCTTGCGAGAATctgcaaaagtatttaaatacatgA
- the LOC108602842 gene encoding huntingtin-interacting protein K produces MAEAEHEVEVNGTEAEDDAQEEDIKQKKQTRHDGGAADLERVTDYAEEKEISAANISSAVEQFGNQRSKENELRVAKEKELQKVQVKKEDIELIMNELLVTKAQAEKVLREQSGNVVAALEAIISN; encoded by the exons ATGGCAGAAGCAGAGCATGAAGTAGAAGTCAATGGCACTGAGGCTGAGGATGATGCACAGGAAGAGGATATTAAGCAAAAGAAGCAAACGCGTCATGATGGCGGTGCTGCCGATTTGGAGCGTGTGACGGACTATGCCGAGGAGAAGGAGATATCAGCTGCCAATATATCAAGT gcaGTGGAACAGTTTGGCAATCAGCGCAGTAAGGAAAACGAACTGAGAGTGGCCAAAGAGAAGGAGCTTCAAAAGGTGCAAGTAAAGAAAGAGGACATTGAGCTTATT ATGAATGAGCTGTTAGTTACCAAGGCGCAGGCGGAAAAGGTGCTCCGTGAGCAGAGCGGCAATGTAGTAGCTGCTCTGGAAGCAATTATCAGTAATTGA
- the LOC108602841 gene encoding diphthine methyl ester synthase — protein MFYLIGLGLGDIKDITVKGLEIVKQCSRVYLEMYTSILGCSLENMQEFYGRPVLLADRDLVEQGADEILAGAGEVDVALLVVGDPFGATTHTDFILRAKEKNIPYKVIHNASIMNAIGCCGLQLYKFGETVSIPYWDETWKPDSFYDKIKLNRLHNMHTLCLLDIKVKEPTLESLMRKRKEYMPPRFMTVAEAAQQLLSIVEKKDALERNTVLNEQSLCVGLARVGQDTQQLMVCTLAGMRSKDMGGPLHSLIIPAKEMHPLEVEFMQQYAADIKLDDYNH, from the exons ATGTTTTACCTAATTGGACTTGGTCTGGGAGATATCAAGGATATCACAGTGAAAGGCCTTGAGATAGTAAAGCAATGCAGCCGTGTGTACCTGGAAATGTATACCTCAATACTTGGCTGTAGCCTTGAGAATATG CAAGAGTTTTATGGACGTCCAGTGCTGTTGGCAGATCGCGATTTGGTGGAGCAAGGTGCAGATGAAATTTTGGCGGGTGCTGGAGAAGTGGATGTGGCGCTGTTGGTTGTGGGTGATCCATTCGGtgccaccacacacacagacttcATATTGCGCGCCAAGGAAAAAAACATACCCTACAAGGTTATACACAATGCGTCCATAATGAATGCTATTGGCTGCTGTGGCCTGCAGCTCTACAAATTTGGGGAAACTGTCTCCATACCCTACTGGGATGAGACCTGGAAGCCAGATAGTTTTTatgataaaattaaactaaatcgCCTGCACAATATGCATACACTGTGTCTGCTGGACATCAAGGTAAAGGAGCCCACACTCGAATCCCTGATGCGCAAACGCAAGGAATACATGCCCCCGCGTTTTATGACTGTAGCCGAAGCAGCACAACAGCTCTTGTCCATAGTGGAGAAAAAGGATGCGCTGGAACGCAACACAGTGCTCAATGAGCAATCACTATGCGTGGGCTTAGCTCGCGTGGGCCAAGATACTCAACAGCTTATGGTGTGCACACTTGCGGGCATGCGTAGCAAGGATATGGGTGGACCGTTGCATTCTCTAATCATTCCAGCTAAGGAGATGCATCCACTTGAAGTAGAATTCATGCAACAATATGCCGCCGATATTAAGTTGGATGATTATAATCATTAG
- the LOC108602840 gene encoding COP9 signalosome complex subunit 6, which produces MEQMEVDNDLANKPSTSSSAAAGAAKTQPAQTKENIMAAPGTIASVTISLHPLVIMNISEHWTRFRAQHGESRQVYGALIGKQKGRNIEVMNSFELKADEIEEETIINKDYYNKKEQQYKQVFSDLDFIGWYTTGDSPTASDIKIQKQIAEINECPIMLQLNPLARSVDHLPVKLFESLIDLVDGEATMLFVPLTYTLATEEAERIGVDHVARMTTNESGEKSVVAEHLVAQDSAIKMLNTRIKIVLQYVKDVEAGKLKANQEILREAYALCHRLPIMQVPAFQEELYTQCNDVGLISYLGTLTKGCNDMHQFVNKFNMLYDRQGSSRRMRGLYP; this is translated from the exons ATGGAGCAAATGGAAGTCGACAATGATCTGGCCAACAAGCCAAGCACCTCATCCTCGGCCGCAGCAGGTGCTGCCAAAACGCAGCCTGCACAAACAAAAGAGAATATAATGGCTGCGCCGGGTACAATTGCCTCAGTGACTATATCACTGCATCCGCTGGTCATAATGAATATATCTGAGCATTGGACTCGCTTCCGTGCACAGCATGGCGAGTCACGTCAGGTTTATGGTGCGCTTATTGGCAAACAAAAGGGACGCAACATTGAGGTAATGAACTCCTTCGAGCTCAAGGCGGATGAAATTGAAGAGGAGACAATCATCAACAAAGACTATTACAACAAAAAGGAGCAACAATATAAACAG GTCTTCAGCGATCTGGACTTCATTGGCTGGTACACCACCGGCGACAGTCCCACGGCGAGTGATATTAAGATACAAAAGCAGATAGCTGAGATTAATGAATGTCCCATAATGCTACAGCTGAATCCTTTGGCAAGGAGCGTCGATCATTTACCCGTAAAACTATTTGAATCGCTCATAGATCTCGTGGATGGCGAGGCCACCATGTTGTTTGTGCCGCTGACCTACACGCTCGCCACCGAGGAAGCGGAACGCATAGGTGTGGATCATGTTGCACGTATGACCACCAACGAGTCTGGCGAAAAGAGTGTCGTGGCGGAGCATTTGGTTGCACAAGACAGCGCcattaaaatgctaaatacACGCATCAAGATTGTGCTACAATACGTCAAAGATGTGGAGGCGGGCAAGCTTAAAGCTAATCAGGAGATCTTACGTGAGGCATATGCGCTATGCCATCGTCTGCCCATAATGCAGGTGCCCGCCTTTCAGGAGGAGCTCTATACGCAATGCAATGATGTGGGGCTGATAAGCTATCTGGGCACGCTGACCAAGGGCTGCAACGATATGCATCAGTTTGTCAACAAGTTTAATATGCTCTACGACCGTCAGGGTTCATCGCGACGCATGCGCGGTCTCTatccttaa